The following are encoded in a window of Castanea sativa cultivar Marrone di Chiusa Pesio chromosome 5, ASM4071231v1 genomic DNA:
- the LOC142633950 gene encoding uncharacterized protein LOC142633950 has translation MSLVYFFDYAAVTTSTVTGWCVIASFLLSSLAGARIMLHLIKRAKKCLDFSAIVYIIHLFICIIYGGWPSSITWWVLNGTGVAVMALLGEYLCIRRELLEIPITQFRSTERREENQIRRRVRESTPFRATAELLPAVSTPLSRQRLGGSATLFNLAMDECPQSLPGNSPSMPNVQAPQSQYDSIEANGQSEIVNVPIDVVDVEDYNLNDFSKFDDNINEEFGNGGMWNQ, from the exons ATGAGCCTTGTGTATTTCTTTGATTATGCTGCTGTCACTACCTCTACCGTGACCGGTTGGTGTGTCATTGCTTCGTTTTTGCTGAGCTCTCTTGCAGG AGCTCGCATTATGCTTCATTTAATTAAGAGGGCCAAAAAGTGCTTAGACTTTTCAGCCATAGTGTACATCATCCATCTCTTTATATGCATCATATATGGAGGTTGGCCTTCTTCAATAACATGGTGGGTTCTGAATGGCACTGGAGTTGCAGTGATGGCTTTGCTAGGTGAATATCTGTGCATTAGACGTGAACTGCTAGAGATTCCCATTACACAATTCCGTTCAA cggaaagaagagaagagaaccaGATCCGGCGGAGAGTGAGAGAATCCACACCGTTTAGAGCCACTGCAGAGCTTCTCCCTGCTGTCTCAACACCCTTGTCCCGGCAGCGCCTTGGTGGTTCCGCCACACTGTTCAATCTGg CCATGGATGAATGTCCACAGTCACTCCCTGGAAATTCACCTTCTATGCCAAATGTACAAGCCCCTCAATCCCAATATGATTCTATTGAGGCTAATGGCCAATCCGAAATTGTTAATGTTCCAATTGATGTGGTGGATGTCGAAGATTACAATTTGAATGATTTTTCTAAATTTGATGATAATATAAATGAAGAATTTGGGAATGGAGGAATGTGGAATCAATAG
- the LOC142634900 gene encoding uncharacterized protein LOC142634900 — protein sequence MVDDLNDLENKSWNLNLINSSFLPLEAEIIGGIPLSNWFLEDKQIWGATSNGLFTVRSAYQIAMDLNRKELASSTSNDSGMRLFWRKLWKINVPHQISYFAWRVANDILPTKANLVHRHVLLDDTCEECGLMSESMVHFFWESNWSEEDLALAIAIVWAMWTNRNEVRHGGLRKSGDQLLFRCKQYLDDYWAVLEAPVKMQQQLESKWIPPDEPSYKINVDGAVFASKK from the exons ATGGTTGATGACCTTAATGATCTGGAAAATAAGAGttggaatttgaatttgattaacAGTTCTTTCCTTCCTCTTGAAGCTGAGATTATTGGGGGAATTCCATTGAGTAACTGGTTTCTTGAAGATAAACAAATTTGGGGTGCAACATCTAATGGATTGTTCACAGTAAGAAGTGCATATCAGATTGCTATGGATCTTAATAGAAAAGAACTTGCTAGTTCCACCTCTAATGATAGTGGTATGCGATTATTTTGGAGGAAATTGTGGAAGATCAATGTCCCTCATCAGATAAGCTACTTTGCTTGGAGAGTTGCAAATGATATTCTCCCAACAAAAGCAAACTTAGTTCACCGACATGTTCTTCTAGATGATACCTGTGAAGAATGTGGTTTAATGTCTGAATCTATGGTTCATTTTTTCTGGGAAT CTAATTGGTCTGAAGAGGATTTGGCATTGGCTATTGCTATTGTTTGGGCTATGTGGACTAACAGAAATGAGGTGCGACATGGGGGATTAAGGAAAAGTGGAGATCAGTTGTTATTCCGGTGTAAACAATACTTAGATGACTACTGGGCTGTGCTGGAAGCTCCGGTAAAGATGCAGCAGCAGTTGGAGTCGAAATGGATACCTCCGGATGAGCCTTCTTATAAGATTAATGTGGATGGAGCTGTTTttgctagtaaaaaataa